Proteins encoded in a region of the Zea mays cultivar B73 chromosome 4, Zm-B73-REFERENCE-NAM-5.0, whole genome shotgun sequence genome:
- the LOC103653220 gene encoding pollen allergen Phl p 2 codes for MASRSSIVLATVMLAALFAVGFCTTPLTFQVGKGSKPGHLILTPNVATISDVEIKEHGGDDFSFTLKEGPTGTWTLDTKAPLKYPLCIRFAVKSGGYRIADDVIPADFKAGTTYKTTLSI; via the coding sequence ATGGCCTCCAGGTCCTCCATTGTACTCGCCACGGTGATGTTGGCTGCGCTGTTCGCGGTTGGTTTCTGCACCACCCCGCTCACCTTCCAGGTCGGCAAGGGATCCAAGCCTGGCCACCTGATCCTCACCCCCAACGTTGCCACCATATCCGATGTGGAGATCAAAGAGCACGGTGGTGATGACTTCTCCTTTACGCTCAAGGAGGGCCCGACTGGCACGTGGACGCTCGACACCAAGGCCCCACTCAAGTACCCCCTTTGCATCCGCTTTGCTGTCAAGTCTGGCGgctaccgcatcgccgacgacgtcatccCCGCCGATTTCAAGGCTGGCACCACCTATAAGACCACACTCAGCATCTAA